In one Drosophila pseudoobscura strain MV-25-SWS-2005 chromosome X, UCI_Dpse_MV25, whole genome shotgun sequence genomic region, the following are encoded:
- the LOC4815749 gene encoding probable alpha-aspartyl dipeptidase: MSVPNLLLLSSSRVHGHGYLEHARAQLENLFKASNVKTVLFVPYALRDHDKYTALVRNAIAPWGYDVEGLHTKENRGQALRDAQALFVGGGNTFVLLRTLYELQLLEPIREQVLQRGMPYVGSSAGTNVATSSIHTTNDMPVAHPPSFEALGLVPFNINPHYLETDPNSEHKGETRDERIAEFVAYHCRPVLGLREGTSVRVEGNKATLLGDRNAKLFQSDGGSKELPPQADLSFLLSKD, from the exons ATGAGCGTGCCGAATCTGCTGCTACTTTCCTCTTCGCGAGTTCACGGCCATGGGTATCTGGAGCATGCTCGCGCCCAGCTGGAGAATCTCTTCAAGGC TTCCAACGTGAAGACGGTGCTCTTCGTGCCGTATGCACTGAGGGATCACGACAAGTATACGGCGCTGGTGCGGAATGCGATTGCACCCTGGGGCTATGATGTCGAGGGGCTGCACACCAAGGAGAACCGCGGACAGGCGCTGCGCGATGCGCAGGCCTTGTTTGTGGGCGGCGGCAATACCTTTGTTCTGCTGCGCACCCTCTacgagctgcagctgctggagccCATCCGCGAGCAGGTGCTGCAGCGCGGTATGCCCTATGTGGGAAGCAGTGCGGGCACCAATGTGGCCACCAGCTCCATTCACACCACCAACGACATGCCCGTGGCCCATCCGCCCAGCTTCGAGGCCCTGGGCCTTGTCCCATTCAACATCAATCCTCACTACCTGGAGACGGACCCCAACAGCGAGCACAAGGGGGAGACGCGGGACGAGCGAATCGCGGAGTTTGTGGCCTACCACTGCCGGCCCGTCCTCGGCCTCCGGGAGGGCACCAGTGTGCGGGTCGAGGGCAACAAGGCCACCCTCCTGGGGGATCGGAATGCTAAGCTTTTCCAATC CGATGGGGGATCCAAGGAGCTGCCACCCCAAGCGGATCTCAGTTTCCTGCTGAGCAAGGACTAA
- the lic gene encoding dual specificity mitogen-activated protein kinase kinase 6: MSRPRPRPQPISIHREPEQALVPPRNLDSRATIQIGDQTFDIDADSLERICDLGRGAYGIVEKMRHRQTDTVLAVKRIPMTVNIREQHRLVMDLDISMRSSDCPYTVHFYGAMYREGDVWICMEVMSTSLDKFYPKVFKHDLRMEESVLGKIAMSVVSALHYLHAQLKVIHRDVKPSNILINRAGQVKICDFGISGYLVDSIAKTIDAGCKPYMAPERIDPQGNPAQYDIRSDVWSLGISMIEMATGRYPYDNWRTPFEQLRQVVEDDPPRLPAGTFSPEFEDFIATSLQKEYMARPNYEQLLKHSFIVEHLQRNTDISEFVARILDLPDEQPQQPTK; this comes from the exons ATGTCACGACCACGTCCGCGTCCCCAACCCATCAGTATCCACCGCGAACCGGAACAAGCTCT TGTCCCGCCACGGAACCTGGACTCCCGTGCCACCATCCAGATCGGGGACCAGACCTTCGACATAGATGCCGACAGCCTGGAGCGAATCTGTGATCTGGGACGAGGTGCCTACGGCATTGTGGAGAAGATGCGACATCGCCAGACGGACACAGTGCTGGCAGTAAAGCGTATACCGATGACCGTCAATATACGGGAGCAGCATCGTCTGGTCATGGACCTGGACATATCGATGCGATCCAGCGACTGTCCCTACACGGTTCACTTCTATGGGGCGATGTACCGCGAGGGCGACGTCTGGATCTGCATGGAGGTGATGAGCACCAGTCTGGACAAGTTCTATCCGAAGGTCTTCAAGCACGACCTGCGCATGGAGGAGAGTGTGCTGGGAAAG ATTGCCATGAGCGTGGTCAGTGCTCTCCACTATCTGCACGCCCAACTGAAGGTCATCCATAGAGATGTGAAGCCTTCGAACATACTGATCAATCGCGCCGGCCAGGTGAAGATCTGTGACTTTGGCATCTCAG GTTATCTGGTGGACTCCATTGCCAAGACAATCGATGCCGGCTGTAAGCCGTACATGGCCCCCGAGCGCATCGATCCACAAGGGAATCCTGCACAGTACGACATACGCTCCGATGTGTGGTCGCTGGGCATAAGCATGATTGAAATGGCCACCGGCCGCTATCCGTACGATAATTGGCGGACGCCATTCGAGCAACTGCGACAG GTGGTTGAAGACGATCCACCCAGGCTGCCAGCGGGCACATTCTCGCCCGAATTCGAAGACTTTATCGCCACCAGCCTGCAGAAGGAGTATATGGCGCGGCCCAACTACGAGCAGCTGCTGAAGCACAGCTTCATTGTGGAGCATCTGCAGCGCAATACGGACATTTCCGAGTTTGTGGCCAGAATACTGGATTTGCCGGAcgaacagccgcagcagccgacAAAGTAG
- the Chpf gene encoding chondroitin sulfate glucuronyltransferase, with amino-acid sequence MRRPVAALSRNHYFVIGLLLGLVLSCYIPEDIWELVQQEECPQEAAENLLIERFGQDFEPHLNLINKPLAAKKPVKNVIRPRYYSSELGIREKLFIGVMTSQEHINSFATAFNRTTAHLVNKIKFFIYADSVKTNYKLKNIVGFADTHENRRPFHVIKYIADNYLEEYDYFLLVPDNVYVDARKLSALLYHMSITFDLYMGGTHIGVPSSEGDGPAGSGSGDRNYCSLEAGILLSSSVIRKMRNNLDRCVRIGITGDHSVNIGRCVKYASHVPGCQESFQGMRQYSYALNTPGRQRRDFSELAKEEAFRNASTVYPVPTPEDFYRLHAYYSKQHLETVQERGYALEQKSYRIANGSISNKILEIRWPLGVPPPSAPETRHDILIWQMLNETHSYLPNGNVEHAVAPLTRIEALDFAKVLEIALQYAALKHPGLSYHSLHTAYRKFDATRGMDYQLHLNLQKGSGRRRRLLLKSFEVVKPLGRVEVVPSPYVTESTRIAILVPAFEHQVPDALEFVAQYERLCMQNQDNTFLLLIFLYRLDSPSKGDEDPFKGLKTLALDLSSKYKTDGSRIAWVSIRLPEQLSEAVRPEDWLLHASMYGPKQLLSLVVADLALPKLGLESLVLLATPGMSFKADFLNRVRMNTIQGFQVYAPIGFQMYPCRWAQFCKECEACDVAQSSGYFDRHNHDVIAFYSRDYVQARKLLHPQGLPIIRSDLDIDQLLEPASQSRPEGVESILDMFVAAQHSVHILRGVEPNLRFGHDVRNHLGRGSTLPEQLPEQCGREQCIHLASRKQIGDAIIRYEDRSILHK; translated from the exons ATGCGTAGACCAGTCGCCGCGTTGAGCCGCAATCATTACTTCGTCattgggctgctgctggggctcgTGCTGAGCTGCTACATACCGGAGGACATCTGGGAGCTGGTCCAGCAGGAGGAATGCCCCCAGGAGGCCGCCGAGAATCTGCTGATCGAACGCTTTGGCCAGGACTTTGAGCCGCATCTGAACCTGATCAACAAGCCGCTGGCGGCCAAAAAGCCG GTTAAAAATGTGATACGCCCACGCTACTACTCCTCGGAGCTGGGGATCCGCGAGAAACTGTTCATCGGCGTGATGACCTCCCAGGAGCACATCAACAGCTTCGCGACCGCCTTCAACCGCACCACCGCCCATCTGGTGAACAAGATCAAGTTCTTCATCTACGCGGACAGCGTGAAGACAAACTACAAGCTGAAGAACATCGTGGGCTTTGCGGACACGCACGAGAACCGGCGGCCCTTCCACGTGATCAAGTACATTGCGGACAACTATCTGGAGGAGTACGACTACTTCCTGCTCGTCCCGGACAACGTCTACGTGGATGCCCGCAAGCTGAGCGCCCTGCTCTACCACATGAGCATCACCTTTGACCTGTACATGGGCGGCACCCACATCGGCGTCCCCTCCAGCGAGGGGGACGGCCCggccggctccggctccggcgaTCGCAACTACTGCTCCCTCGAGGCGGGCATCCTgctcagcagcagcgtcaTCCGCAAGATGCGGAACAACCTCGACCGCTGCGTCCGCATCGGGATCACCGGCGATCACAGCGTCAATATCGGGCGGTGCGTCAAGTATGCCAGCCATGTGCCCGGCTGCCAGGAGAGCTTTCAG GGCATGCGGCAGTACAGCTACGCTCTGAACACGCCGGGGCGCCAGCGGAGGGACTTCAGCGAACTGGCCAAAGAGGAGGCGTTCCGGAATGCCAGCACCGTGTATCCCGTGCCGACGCCGGAGGACTTCTACCGCTTGCACGCCTACTACTCAAAG CAACACCTGGAGACGGTGCAGGAGCGGGGCTATGCGCTGGAGCAGAAGTCCTATCGGATCGCCAACGGCAGCATCTCCAACAAGATACTCGAAATCCGCTGGCCCCTGGGCGTGCCGCCGCCGAGTGCGCCGGAGACACGCCACGACATCCTCATCTGGCAGATGTTGAACGAGACGCACAGCTACCTGCCCAACGGGAACGTGGAGCACGCCGTGGCGCCGCTCACCCGGATCGAGGCCCTCGACTTCGCCAAGGTGCTGGAGATCGCCCTGCAGTACGCGGCCCTGAAGCATCCCGGCCTCAGTTACCACAGCCTGCACACCGCCTACCGCAAGTTCGACGCGACGCGGGGCATGGACTACCAGCTGCACCTGAACCTGCAGAAGGGGTCGGGCCGGCGGCGGCGACTGTTGCTCAAGAGCTTCGAGGTGGTCAAGCCGCTGGGCCGCGTCGAGGTGGTGCCCTCGCCCTATGTGACGGAGAGCACACGGATCGCCATCCTGGTGCCGGCCTTCGAGCACCAGGTGCCGGACGCCCTGGAATTTGTGGCCCAGTACGAGCGCCTCTGCATGCAAAACCAGGACAACAcattcctgctgctg ATCTTCCTGTACCGCCTGGACTCGCCCAGCAAAGGCGATGAGGATCCCTTCAAAGGCCTCAAGACGCTGGCCCTCGACCTCTCCTCCAAGTACAAAACAGATGGCTCCCGCATTGCCTGGGTGTCCATTCGGCTGCCCGAGCAGCTGAGCGAGGCTGTCAGGCCCGAGGACTGGCTGCTGCACGCCTCCATGTACGGCCCGAAGCAGCTGCTCAGTCTGGTGGTGGCTGACCTGGCTCTGCCCAAGCTCGGCCTCGAGtccctggtgctgctggccacGCCGGGCATGTCCTTCAAGGCGGACTTCCTCAACCGCGTGCGCATGAACACCATTCAGGGCTTCCAGGTGTACGCGCCCATCGGCTTCCAGATGTACCCCTGCCGCTGGGCGCAGTTCTGCAAGGAGTGCGAGGCGTGCGACGTGGCCCAGAGCAGCGGCTACTTCGATCGCCACAACCACGATGTGATTGCATTCTACAGTCGCGACTATGTGCAAG CGCGCAAACTGCTGCATCCACAGGGACTGCCCATCATCCGCAGCGACCTGGACATCGATCAGCTGCTGGAGCCAGCGTCCCAGTCCCGCCCCGAGGGCGTCGAGAGCATCCTGGACATGTTCGTGGCCGCCCAGCACTCGGTGCACATACTGCGCGGCGTCGAGCCCAATCTGCGCTTCGGCCACGATGTGCGCAATCATTTGGGCCGCGGCAGCACACTGCCGGAGCAGCTGCCCGAGCAGTGCGGGCGGGAGCAGTGCATCCACTTGGCGTCGCGCAAGCAGATCGGCGATGCCATCATACGCTACGAGGACAGAAGTATTCTCCACAAATAG
- the Fer3HCH gene encoding soma ferritin produces the protein MALLFGFFGRRHMSMIMRQNFAKSCEKKLNDQINMELKACHQYLAMAYHYDRADVSSPGVHRFFLQASNEEREHAEKIMKYMNKRGGLVRLSAVPEPIPCFADTLAGLKHALEMELEVNQHLLDVHALAGQENDPNLCDFIEANFLQEQVDGQKVLADYIRQMERAKDDLGEYLFDKYLSSTAGMHPSSDAKGH, from the coding sequence ATGGCGCTACTTTTCGGTTTCTTTGGGCGTCGCCACATGTCCATGATAATGCgtcaaaattttgccaaaagCTGCGAGAAAAAGCTAAACGATCAGATCAACATGGAGCTAAAGGCATGCCACCAGTATTTGGCAATGGCCTACCACTACGATCGGGCCGATGTGAGCTCCCCGGGCGTCCACAGGTTCTTTCTGCAGGCCAGCAACGAGGAGCGCGAGCATGCCgagaagatcatgaagtacaTGAACAAGCGGGGCGGCCTCGTCCGCCTGAGTGCCGTTCCGGAGCCGATACCCTGCTTTGCCGACACCCTGGCCGGCCTGAAGCACGCCCTGGAAATGGAGCTGGAGGTCAACCAGCACCTGCTCGACGTGCACGCCTTGGCCGGGCAGGAGAACGATCCCAATCTGTGCGACTTCATCGAGGCGAACTTCCTGCAGGAGCAGGTCGACGGCCAGAAGGTCCTCGCGGACTACATACGGCAAATGGAGCGGGCCAAGGACGATCTGGGGGAGTACCTGTTCGACAAGTACCTGTCCTCCACGGCGGGCATGCATCCATCCAGCGATGCCAAAGGACACTGA